One Aneurinibacillus migulanus genomic region harbors:
- the fosB gene encoding metallothiol transferase FosB, translating into MKIQGINHLTFSVVNLEASIAFYRDVLEGTLLVQGERMAYFDLQGIWLALNVQEDIPRTEITHSYTHIAFTVDEQDFPVYVQRLQKLGVTIREGRSRDKAEAQSVYFTDPDGHLFEFHTGNREQRIQHYKDEKKPMTFYI; encoded by the coding sequence TTGAAAATTCAAGGAATCAACCATCTTACTTTTTCTGTAGTTAATCTTGAAGCGTCCATCGCTTTTTACCGTGATGTACTAGAAGGAACACTTCTTGTTCAGGGAGAGAGGATGGCCTATTTCGATTTGCAGGGTATATGGTTAGCGTTAAATGTTCAAGAGGATATTCCGCGGACCGAAATTACACACTCCTATACTCATATCGCTTTTACAGTCGATGAACAAGATTTCCCTGTCTATGTCCAACGCTTGCAAAAGTTAGGAGTTACAATTCGCGAAGGACGTTCCCGCGATAAGGCAGAGGCGCAATCCGTTTACTTTACTGACCCAGATGGTCACCTGTTCGAATTTCATACTGGTAATCGCGAACAGCGGATTCAGCATTATAAAGACGAAAAAAAGCCGATGACATTCTACATATAA
- a CDS encoding superoxide dismutase family protein, with product MKKFMAGVVAGVVLSSGMAYAASITVNIAPFTLFADGEEKTFGKDEVLVHNGRAYVPVRAYAETFQHKVYWDGTNASISINKPYIHMVNAQGEEIGHAILTEESGGVKVAIEVHDLKPGKHGFHVHEKMFVKNDFKSAGGHFNPDGKKHGMENPEGHHVGDMQNLEVKEDGTAKAEFMLERASLKQGDVHSLLGKSIIIHEGEDDLKSDPAGNSGDRVAGGNIPQ from the coding sequence ATGAAGAAATTTATGGCAGGCGTTGTAGCAGGTGTAGTGCTCTCAAGTGGGATGGCGTATGCAGCATCAATTACGGTGAATATCGCACCCTTTACATTGTTTGCGGACGGTGAAGAGAAGACATTTGGTAAAGATGAGGTACTTGTTCATAATGGCAGGGCCTATGTTCCTGTACGGGCCTATGCTGAAACGTTCCAGCATAAAGTATATTGGGACGGTACGAATGCGTCTATCTCTATTAATAAACCCTATATTCACATGGTGAATGCGCAAGGTGAAGAAATTGGCCATGCCATACTGACGGAGGAATCCGGTGGAGTAAAGGTTGCTATTGAGGTTCACGATTTGAAGCCGGGTAAGCATGGGTTCCATGTACATGAAAAGATGTTCGTGAAAAATGACTTTAAATCTGCAGGGGGGCATTTTAACCCGGACGGCAAAAAGCACGGGATGGAGAACCCAGAAGGACACCATGTCGGTGATATGCAGAATCTCGAAGTAAAAGAAGACGGCACGGCGAAGGCGGAATTTATGCTTGAGAGAGCCAGCCTAAAACAAGGAGATGTACATTCCCTGCTAGGAAAATCGATCATTATCCATGAAGGTGAAGACGATTTGAAATCAGATCCGGCAGGCAATTCCGGTGATCGTGTAGCGGGAGGCAATATTCCGCAGTAG
- a CDS encoding NAD(P)/FAD-dependent oxidoreductase produces the protein MSLTRDEKVYEITVIGGGPAGLFTAFYAGMRQSSCKIIESMPQLGGQLSALYPEKFIYDVAGFPKIRAQELIDRLKEQVAHFETEICLEEKVMNVVKKEDIFEITTDKGVHYSRTAIITAGVGAFEPRRLELADAEKYEKANLHYFVDDLNKFAGQKVVVFGGGDSAVDWALMLEPIAEKVTIVHRRDKFRAHEHSVENLMKSKVNVLTPFEPHALEGEDTIEKVVLRNSKTEELVTEEVDAVIVNFGFVSSLGPIKDWGLEFEKGSIVVNSKMETNIPGIYAAGDVTTYPGKIKLIAVGFGEAPTAVNNAKSYMDPGARVQPTHSSSMKM, from the coding sequence ATGAGCCTGACAAGGGATGAGAAGGTGTATGAAATTACGGTCATTGGCGGAGGTCCAGCCGGCCTATTCACTGCATTTTACGCGGGGATGCGGCAATCGAGCTGCAAAATAATTGAAAGTATGCCACAACTCGGCGGACAGCTTTCCGCGCTATATCCGGAGAAGTTCATTTATGATGTAGCAGGCTTCCCGAAAATCCGTGCACAGGAATTAATCGATCGCCTCAAAGAGCAAGTAGCTCATTTCGAGACAGAAATCTGCCTTGAAGAAAAAGTAATGAATGTAGTAAAGAAAGAAGACATCTTCGAGATTACGACAGACAAAGGGGTTCACTACTCCCGCACTGCCATCATCACCGCTGGTGTAGGCGCTTTTGAACCCCGCAGACTGGAGCTTGCAGACGCGGAGAAATATGAAAAAGCAAACCTTCATTACTTTGTCGATGATTTAAATAAATTTGCAGGTCAAAAGGTAGTCGTATTCGGCGGTGGTGATTCCGCAGTTGACTGGGCACTCATGCTCGAGCCAATTGCCGAAAAAGTCACGATTGTTCATCGCCGTGATAAGTTTCGTGCACATGAACACAGTGTAGAGAATTTGATGAAATCAAAAGTTAATGTACTGACGCCGTTCGAGCCTCATGCGCTTGAAGGGGAAGATACGATCGAAAAAGTAGTCCTCCGCAACAGCAAAACGGAAGAACTCGTTACAGAAGAAGTCGATGCTGTTATCGTAAATTTTGGTTTCGTATCTTCTCTTGGCCCAATCAAAGATTGGGGATTGGAATTCGAAAAAGGCTCCATTGTGGTAAATTCCAAAATGGAGACAAATATTCCAGGAATTTATGCTGCAGGTGATGTAACAACCTATCCAGGTAAAATTAAACTTATTGCTGTCGGTTTCGGGGAAGCGCCAACTGCCGTCAACAATGCCAAATCTTACATGGATCCGGGTGCAAGAGTCCAACCGACACACAGCTCTAGTATGAAAATGTAA
- a CDS encoding NAD(P)/FAD-dependent oxidoreductase translates to MSTPKILILGAGYGGLMTAVRLQKQLNYNEAEITLVNKHDYHYFTTWLHEPAAGTKDPDQCRVEIVDLLDTSKVKFVKGTVTEIKREEKNVLLQSGESLSYDYLVIGLGSEPETFGIQGLKEHAFSIRSINSVREIREHIEYCFAKYKMEKRPELLTFIVGGAGFTGIEFVGELSDRVPELCKEFDVDPSVVKIYNIEAAPTVLPGFDPELVNYAMEVLSRKGVTFKISTPIKECTPEGVVLADGEEIKSTTVVWTGGVRGNAIIENAGFETMRGRVKVDPYLRAPGHEDVFIVGDGALIINEETDRPYPPTAQIAIQQGENLAQNLTALIRGGELKAFVPALKGTVASLGKGEAIGLVGDKKIFGSTAALMKKVIDNRSLYMLGGLSLVLKKVKL, encoded by the coding sequence ATGAGTACACCGAAAATTTTAATTTTGGGCGCCGGATACGGTGGTTTGATGACAGCTGTTCGCCTGCAAAAACAATTGAACTACAATGAGGCAGAAATTACGCTCGTGAATAAGCATGATTATCATTATTTCACGACTTGGCTGCATGAGCCAGCAGCTGGCACAAAAGATCCGGATCAATGCCGTGTAGAAATCGTGGATTTGCTGGACACAAGCAAAGTGAAGTTCGTAAAAGGAACTGTAACGGAAATCAAACGCGAAGAAAAGAACGTACTGCTTCAATCTGGCGAGAGCCTCTCTTACGATTATCTCGTTATCGGTCTTGGCAGCGAGCCAGAAACATTCGGCATCCAAGGGCTGAAAGAGCATGCATTCAGCATCCGTAGCATTAACAGCGTACGCGAAATCCGCGAGCATATTGAATATTGCTTCGCAAAATACAAAATGGAAAAACGTCCAGAACTGCTGACATTCATCGTTGGTGGCGCAGGCTTTACAGGCATCGAGTTCGTAGGCGAATTGTCCGATCGTGTACCTGAGCTTTGCAAAGAGTTCGACGTAGATCCGTCCGTAGTGAAAATCTACAATATTGAAGCTGCTCCGACAGTATTGCCTGGCTTTGATCCTGAATTGGTCAATTACGCTATGGAAGTTTTGTCTCGTAAAGGCGTTACGTTCAAAATCAGCACACCGATTAAAGAGTGTACTCCGGAAGGTGTGGTACTTGCTGACGGCGAAGAAATTAAGTCCACTACAGTTGTATGGACAGGTGGTGTACGTGGAAATGCCATTATCGAGAATGCCGGCTTCGAGACGATGCGCGGTCGCGTAAAAGTAGATCCGTATCTCCGTGCACCAGGACACGAGGATGTGTTCATCGTTGGTGATGGCGCATTAATCATTAACGAAGAAACGGATCGTCCGTATCCGCCGACTGCACAGATTGCCATTCAACAAGGAGAAAACCTAGCACAAAACTTGACTGCCCTGATTCGTGGTGGTGAGTTGAAGGCGTTTGTTCCTGCTCTTAAAGGTACGGTAGCTTCCTTGGGTAAAGGTGAAGCGATCGGACTTGTTGGCGACAAGAAAATCTTCGGCAGCACAGCTGCATTAATGAAGAAAGTTATCGACAACCGTTCTCTGTATATGCTGGGTGGGCTGTCGCTTGTCCTGAAAAAAGTAAAACTGTAG